The window AGCGACGCTGAGCTTGTCGAAGCGGAGTCGAAGGGTCAGGGTGACGTAGGGGTGGGGCGGGGTTACGAGACGAGTTCGATTACCGAGAGTTCGGCTGCGTCGCCCGAGCGGACGCGGGTCTTCGTGATCCGCGTGTAACCGCCGGAGCGTCCCTTGAGAGCCGGCGCGATCTGC is drawn from Candidatus Binatia bacterium and contains these coding sequences:
- a CDS encoding L17 family ribosomal protein; translation: QIAPALKGRSGGYTRITKTRVRSGDAAELSVIELVS